In Geotalea uraniireducens, one genomic interval encodes:
- a CDS encoding FMN-dependent NADH-azoreductase yields the protein MQLYEIMNIISWYALRFYKAGIQRKEKTMASLLYITCNVRPQDGSLTLSLGNEFLEEYLRLNPQDEVQVLDLYRDSIQRVDQDVLNTWGRIERDEDDVLLLSEEERRKVSRIWRLADQFGRCDKYVFVTHSINLWFPAEFKMYVDTICVPGRTCRLTLHGAEGMLPDRSRKSLHLHAGPFVTFGREQDLSIAYLRSILNFLGVANQETVILQGDDPKRVPKEEHKRARRRLLELACRF from the coding sequence ATGCAACTGTATGAAATTATGAATATTATAAGTTGGTATGCTCTTCGCTTTTATAAAGCAGGTATCCAAAGAAAGGAGAAAACTATGGCCTCCCTTCTCTACATCACCTGCAATGTCAGGCCTCAGGATGGGTCACTCACACTTTCGCTCGGAAATGAATTCCTAGAAGAATACCTTCGCTTGAATCCTCAGGACGAAGTACAGGTTCTCGACCTGTATCGTGACAGTATCCAGCGTGTAGATCAAGACGTGCTTAACACCTGGGGGCGAATCGAGCGAGACGAAGATGATGTTCTCCTCCTTTCGGAAGAAGAGCGGCGTAAGGTGAGTCGGATATGGCGCCTCGCCGACCAGTTCGGCCGGTGCGACAAGTATGTCTTTGTTACGCATAGCATCAATCTCTGGTTCCCGGCCGAGTTCAAAATGTATGTCGATACAATCTGTGTTCCTGGCCGTACCTGCCGGCTGACGCTGCACGGGGCGGAGGGGATGCTTCCTGATCGAAGTAGGAAATCCCTCCATCTGCATGCCGGCCCATTCGTCACTTTTGGGCGGGAGCAGGACCTAAGCATTGCCTACCTACGCTCTATATTAAATTTCCTCGGTGTAGCGAATCAGGAAACAGTAATCCTTCAAGGTGACGATCCGAAACGAGTGCCCAAGGAGGAGCACAAAAGAGCTCGGCGCAGACTTTTGGAACTGGCTTGCCGTTTCTGA
- a CDS encoding response regulator: MITRDILVVDDDIAYLYLFSLFLKSEGFDVAAAQDGIKALGTMENCNFRIVITDFNMPEMNGLDLAIKVRERHPETRVVLVTADDLPKLLKVAVDTGIIEIFSKPVDLKKLVKTVLTVITGIPNIRLGK, translated from the coding sequence ATGATAACGAGGGACATTCTTGTCGTTGATGACGATATTGCTTACCTATATCTTTTCAGTTTATTCCTTAAATCTGAAGGGTTTGATGTGGCTGCCGCGCAAGATGGAATTAAGGCGTTGGGAACAATGGAAAACTGTAATTTCAGAATTGTGATTACTGACTTCAATATGCCTGAGATGAATGGGCTGGATTTGGCAATCAAGGTGAGAGAGCGACATCCGGAAACCCGGGTCGTTTTGGTAACTGCAGATGATCTGCCTAAGCTTCTAAAAGTCGCTGTAGATACAGGGATAATAGAGATCTTCTCAAAACCAGTAGATTTAAAAAAACTGGTGAAAACAGTCCTTACTGTTATTACAGGAATACCAAACATAAGATTGGGTAAATGA
- a CDS encoding efflux RND transporter periplasmic adaptor subunit yields the protein MTSLTSILEALCLFLLGVALTACTSEQHKKQSSSDAVPVVVGGVQKVQERETISVSGVVSTPNSPADVSFLVSGKVIFVGPREGEYVKRGQVLARIDPTDFALSVKGASAQAACAQATMEKAMHPVRPELLEQARIAYARAEDEYGRMKILYDSKSLAPNDFLKYKAAYERAKQEYEQAKAGGQREDKDLAKASYNQATTNLDIARKALSDATLRAPTNGYIARRSIEVGDIATPGRPVFEIVKIDPVEVNVGVPETDVHLVRIGQKADVTVPALPGKSLEGMVRIVNVSADPNTRTYMARITVANPEHSLRVGMVAEATIRGDRTVSMVTLPGDAVIRDPQGAMEVYVYYPEQKRVYAKRVEIGAAVNRDVEIKSGLSGNELIILAGQTKLRNGQNVSATEQQPCRK from the coding sequence ATGACTAGTCTCACATCTATTCTGGAGGCTTTATGCCTGTTCCTGCTGGGCGTTGCTCTGACTGCCTGTACTAGTGAACAGCATAAAAAGCAATCAAGTAGCGATGCCGTTCCCGTAGTTGTCGGAGGTGTCCAGAAAGTACAGGAGCGGGAAACAATCTCGGTGAGTGGGGTCGTTTCAACCCCGAACTCACCTGCAGATGTTTCCTTTCTCGTTTCCGGGAAAGTGATATTCGTAGGGCCGAGGGAGGGGGAATACGTGAAAAGGGGGCAAGTCCTTGCCCGGATTGACCCCACTGACTTCGCCCTTTCGGTCAAAGGCGCCTCAGCACAGGCGGCCTGTGCGCAAGCGACCATGGAAAAAGCTATGCACCCCGTGCGGCCGGAGCTTCTGGAGCAAGCACGCATCGCCTATGCACGGGCTGAGGATGAGTATGGACGAATGAAGATACTGTACGACTCTAAAAGCTTGGCGCCGAACGATTTCCTGAAATACAAGGCTGCATACGAGCGGGCAAAACAGGAATACGAGCAGGCCAAGGCCGGAGGCCAGAGAGAAGACAAGGATCTGGCGAAGGCCTCGTACAACCAGGCTACCACAAACCTTGACATTGCTAGGAAGGCGCTGTCCGATGCGACTCTGCGTGCCCCCACCAACGGCTATATCGCAAGAAGGTCGATAGAGGTCGGCGATATCGCCACTCCCGGGCGCCCTGTCTTCGAGATCGTTAAGATCGACCCGGTGGAAGTCAACGTGGGCGTGCCGGAAACGGACGTACACCTTGTCAGGATCGGACAGAAAGCCGACGTTACCGTTCCCGCCCTCCCAGGGAAGTCGTTGGAAGGGATGGTGCGAATCGTCAATGTCTCTGCAGACCCCAACACCCGAACCTACATGGCGAGGATCACGGTGGCGAATCCCGAGCACTCCCTGCGCGTGGGAATGGTGGCGGAAGCAACCATTCGCGGAGACCGGACGGTATCCATGGTTACACTGCCGGGGGATGCGGTGATACGCGATCCGCAGGGGGCAATGGAGGTCTACGTCTACTACCCCGAGCAGAAGCGCGTCTACGCCAAGCGCGTGGAAATTGGCGCGGCAGTCAATAGAGACGTCGAGATCAAGAGCGGTCTTTCCGGTAACGAACTGATCATTCTGGCCGGCCAGACGAAGCTGAGGAATGGCCAGAACGTATCGGCAACAGAACAACAGCCGTGCCGGAAATAG
- a CDS encoding efflux RND transporter permease subunit yields MTPIKFSLRYSTVTLILTAMVVIVGIHAFLKMQRTEDPTITIRTGLVAAMYPGATSEQVEKQVTKTLEKHIFKFPEVRKEKTYSTSRPGVVIINVELEDNVKNSDQFWAKLRNELNVVKSTELPAGVMGPVVDSDFGDTVAMLIAVHGKHYGYRELKDYADKIHDEMRTVREVGKLVTYGNQSEEIRITGSLERIAQYFADPRQIASALSQRNVIQSAGHFDADGSKVPMRTTGVFNTEDQIRNVLVDVSKDGHPAYIRDFANVERRYQDPTFMVRYDGDPCLLLSVEMQKGKNIVELGEQLDKVFQRLEVLLPPDVKLDLVANQPEVVRARTEKLSHEFLLAIGSVVLVTMVLLPLRVALIAALAIPVTLCGTLGVMNAFGIALHQVSIAGLIMVLGIVVDDAIVIADNYVELLDHKVPKAEAAWRCASDVLVPVLTATITIIASFLPLLILTGSVGEFIMALPLTVAIALAVSFIVAVMLTPLLCRTFIKKGLHDHDAAGAHAKEKKSLLDWLQDKYGVWINIFIKRKWLAFALGGCAFIFGVVLFALVPQQFFPTAERNQFVIDVWMPQGTRIEATDVVMGRIEKALASSKGVAHYATFVGQSAPRFYYNVNPQQPDGAYGQFIVNTVSVEDTSRLVKELRPALAKVAPEAMVIVKELQQGSQMEAPIEVRIAGDDIGELKRLGEKVQGILESVPSSQYVYRDYFNDSYMVDVKVNDELANRLGITDASVSQTLAGAFDGAAVSTFWEGDRPVTIKLRLDQASRSNFADIGNTYLNSDLTRARVPLRAVAYLAPEWQTSRIVRRNGVRTLTIRAFAKPGHYASKMLEQAMPKIKSLELPTGYRIAYGGEKQNQGETFPQMLVALSMSLVAIFLVLLVQFRNISDPLVVMASIPLTLFGAVLGLIITHNPFGFTAFMGMISLCGIVVRNGIILVDYCNERVAEGENLEQAARDAGARRLRPIFLTTMAAAVGVTPMIVSGSSLWSPLASVIAFGLIFSMFFTLLVIPVLFVVIKSRSAKDAAGKPGAAVTVAIALCVLIAAGRDASAEPAKHSLTLSQAVELALKQNSVLKIGREKVTEMDQRIVSIRAQCFPLLSNDTKYMALSDKQLITIPVGSLGNVGGGPFPDNDVKLSQSRSTVLYSETTLAQPTTQLLKIHEANQIAWADRSIAEAELTSSENETVLAVYQLYFALLVANKEKEAAQASLYAAKDNERESEDAVRAGNVLVVALTAARANLLQSRQALIVAENRISDVTSELDDLLGLPGDAILEVTEAGLPELAELTKDEAYNQARARNGELLAARETVEKSRHAVRAARYEYVPDVTIFARHGYQDGAPFLPGNIGIFGAELTWNIFDWGKRSGEIGQRVAQQSQAEENLARVDRRIGIDIDKAYRKLARAKQMMGVAREALSLCAENARLSKNRLKAGTVTAAKHAETVAALRKAEMEELQASLQYRLARTELDRIMGVLAASR; encoded by the coding sequence ATGACGCCGATAAAGTTTTCGCTTCGGTACTCTACCGTGACCCTCATATTAACCGCCATGGTTGTCATCGTCGGCATCCATGCGTTCCTGAAGATGCAACGGACAGAAGACCCGACAATCACCATCCGGACCGGCCTCGTGGCCGCCATGTATCCCGGCGCGACCTCCGAACAGGTGGAAAAGCAGGTCACGAAGACCCTGGAGAAGCACATCTTCAAGTTTCCCGAGGTGCGGAAGGAGAAGACCTATTCCACGAGCCGTCCTGGTGTGGTCATCATCAACGTGGAACTTGAGGACAACGTTAAGAATTCAGACCAGTTCTGGGCGAAGCTGCGCAACGAGTTGAACGTGGTGAAGAGCACGGAGCTCCCCGCCGGCGTCATGGGGCCGGTAGTGGACTCCGATTTCGGTGATACCGTCGCCATGCTGATCGCCGTCCACGGCAAACACTACGGCTATCGCGAGCTGAAGGATTACGCTGACAAGATCCACGACGAGATGCGCACCGTCCGTGAAGTTGGGAAACTGGTGACCTACGGTAACCAGTCGGAAGAGATCCGGATCACCGGCAGCTTAGAGCGGATCGCGCAGTATTTTGCCGACCCGCGCCAGATAGCGAGTGCCCTGAGTCAGCGAAACGTCATCCAGAGCGCGGGACATTTCGACGCCGACGGGTCAAAGGTTCCCATGAGGACCACGGGGGTCTTCAATACCGAAGACCAGATACGAAACGTGCTCGTCGACGTTTCCAAGGATGGTCACCCGGCCTACATCAGGGATTTCGCCAACGTGGAGCGGCGGTATCAGGATCCTACCTTCATGGTGCGCTATGACGGCGACCCGTGCCTGCTCCTTTCGGTGGAGATGCAGAAGGGGAAGAACATCGTCGAGCTCGGGGAGCAGCTCGACAAGGTCTTCCAGCGCCTAGAGGTGCTCCTCCCCCCCGACGTCAAGCTGGATCTCGTCGCGAACCAGCCTGAGGTCGTAAGGGCGCGGACCGAGAAGCTCAGCCACGAATTTCTGCTCGCTATCGGTTCGGTCGTACTGGTCACGATGGTGCTTCTCCCCCTGCGGGTCGCTCTCATCGCCGCCCTGGCCATACCGGTCACCCTGTGCGGCACCCTCGGCGTCATGAATGCGTTCGGCATCGCTCTGCACCAGGTTTCCATCGCCGGGCTCATCATGGTTCTTGGGATCGTGGTGGACGACGCCATCGTGATCGCCGACAACTACGTGGAGCTCTTGGACCACAAGGTGCCGAAAGCGGAGGCGGCCTGGCGGTGTGCGAGCGACGTCCTCGTCCCGGTACTCACGGCGACCATCACCATCATCGCCTCCTTTCTGCCACTCTTGATCCTGACTGGCTCCGTCGGCGAGTTCATCATGGCGCTCCCGCTCACGGTGGCGATCGCCCTGGCGGTCTCCTTCATCGTGGCGGTCATGCTGACTCCGCTGCTCTGCAGAACCTTCATCAAGAAGGGACTGCACGATCACGACGCCGCAGGTGCCCACGCTAAGGAGAAGAAGAGTCTGCTGGATTGGCTCCAGGATAAATACGGGGTCTGGATCAATATCTTCATAAAACGAAAATGGCTCGCCTTCGCTCTCGGCGGGTGCGCATTCATCTTCGGAGTGGTGCTCTTTGCACTGGTACCGCAACAGTTCTTCCCCACTGCCGAGCGCAACCAGTTCGTGATCGACGTCTGGATGCCTCAGGGTACGCGAATTGAGGCCACCGATGTAGTCATGGGACGAATCGAAAAAGCCTTAGCATCCAGCAAAGGTGTTGCCCATTATGCCACCTTTGTCGGCCAGAGCGCGCCGCGATTCTACTACAACGTGAATCCGCAGCAACCCGACGGCGCCTATGGCCAGTTTATCGTCAACACCGTTTCGGTGGAGGATACCTCGCGGCTGGTGAAGGAGCTTCGCCCGGCCCTAGCAAAAGTGGCGCCGGAGGCGATGGTGATCGTGAAGGAACTTCAGCAGGGATCTCAGATGGAGGCCCCCATCGAAGTGCGGATTGCCGGGGACGACATCGGCGAGCTTAAGCGACTGGGCGAAAAGGTGCAGGGAATCCTGGAGAGTGTGCCATCTTCCCAGTATGTGTACCGGGATTACTTTAACGATTCGTACATGGTGGACGTGAAGGTCAACGACGAACTCGCCAACCGTCTCGGCATAACCGACGCATCGGTATCGCAAACACTGGCCGGCGCATTCGACGGCGCCGCGGTGAGCACCTTCTGGGAGGGGGACCGGCCAGTCACCATCAAGCTGCGCCTGGACCAGGCTTCCCGTTCGAATTTCGCGGATATCGGTAACACCTACCTCAACTCTGATCTGACCCGTGCCCGGGTTCCGCTCCGCGCTGTTGCATACCTTGCGCCCGAATGGCAGACCAGCAGGATCGTCCGCAGAAACGGCGTGCGCACCCTGACCATCCGGGCCTTTGCGAAACCGGGGCACTACGCCTCAAAAATGCTGGAGCAGGCGATGCCGAAGATCAAATCTCTGGAACTGCCGACGGGGTACCGGATTGCCTACGGCGGTGAAAAGCAGAATCAGGGCGAAACTTTCCCGCAGATGCTTGTCGCCCTTAGCATGAGCCTCGTCGCGATTTTCCTGGTGCTCCTCGTGCAGTTTAGGAACATCTCCGACCCCCTCGTGGTGATGGCCTCGATCCCCCTCACCCTGTTTGGGGCGGTTCTCGGTCTCATCATCACCCACAACCCCTTTGGCTTCACTGCGTTCATGGGAATGATAAGTCTGTGCGGCATCGTGGTGAGAAACGGGATTATCCTGGTGGACTACTGCAACGAACGGGTCGCTGAGGGAGAAAACCTAGAGCAAGCGGCGCGGGACGCGGGGGCACGGCGGCTGCGCCCCATCTTCCTCACCACTATGGCCGCAGCTGTGGGAGTCACGCCGATGATCGTCTCCGGGTCGAGCCTCTGGAGCCCGCTGGCGAGCGTTATCGCCTTCGGCCTCATCTTCTCCATGTTCTTCACGCTTCTGGTCATTCCCGTTCTCTTCGTGGTCATCAAATCCCGCTCCGCCAAGGATGCGGCAGGTAAGCCCGGTGCAGCCGTCACCGTTGCGATCGCACTGTGCGTTCTTATCGCGGCAGGTAGGGATGCCTCCGCTGAGCCGGCCAAACACTCCCTGACGCTCTCCCAGGCGGTCGAACTGGCCCTGAAGCAGAATTCAGTCCTCAAGATCGGTCGAGAAAAAGTCACGGAAATGGATCAGAGGATCGTGTCAATACGGGCGCAATGTTTTCCGCTTCTTTCCAATGACACCAAGTATATGGCCCTGTCTGACAAGCAACTCATCACCATACCGGTGGGTAGCCTCGGAAATGTCGGCGGCGGCCCTTTCCCCGACAACGATGTGAAGTTAAGCCAGAGCCGCTCCACCGTCCTGTACAGCGAAACGACCCTCGCCCAACCGACAACACAGCTTTTGAAGATCCATGAAGCCAATCAGATCGCCTGGGCAGACCGAAGCATTGCGGAAGCAGAATTGACAAGCTCGGAAAACGAGACGGTCCTCGCAGTATACCAGCTTTATTTCGCGTTGCTCGTTGCCAACAAAGAGAAGGAGGCTGCCCAGGCCTCGCTCTATGCGGCGAAGGATAACGAGCGGGAGTCCGAGGATGCGGTGAGGGCGGGAAACGTGCTTGTTGTGGCGCTCACCGCGGCCAGGGCCAATCTGCTCCAGTCTAGGCAGGCGCTTATCGTAGCAGAGAACCGCATCTCGGACGTGACTTCGGAACTCGATGATCTGCTGGGTCTCCCCGGTGACGCTATCCTGGAAGTGACCGAGGCAGGGCTGCCGGAGCTTGCGGAACTGACTAAAGATGAAGCTTACAATCAGGCGCGTGCCAGAAATGGCGAACTTCTGGCTGCCCGCGAAACCGTGGAAAAGTCGCGGCACGCGGTCCGTGCCGCCCGCTACGAGTATGTTCCCGATGTGACGATTTTTGCCCGCCACGGCTACCAGGACGGAGCGCCGTTTCTGCCGGGGAACATCGGCATCTTCGGGGCCGAGCTGACCTGGAATATTTTCGACTGGGGGAAACGGAGCGGCGAAATTGGCCAAAGGGTCGCCCAGCAGTCGCAAGCGGAAGAAAACTTGGCACGGGTTGACAGACGGATCGGGATCGATATCGATAAGGCGTACCGGAAGCTGGCTCGCGCGAAACAGATGATGGGTGTTGCCCGCGAGGCGCTTTCTTTGTGCGCTGAAAATGCCCGGCTCAGCAAAAATCGCCTCAAGGCGGGGACAGTAACGGCGGCAAAGCATGCCGAAACGGTTGCAGCGCTCAGAAAGGCGGAGATGGAGGAGCTGCAGGCTTCGCTGCAATACCGTCTGGCCCGGACCGAGCTTGACCGTATCATGGGAGTGCTCGCGGCAAGTAGGTAG
- a CDS encoding SpoIIE family protein phosphatase — MKYRSIMEEATNGILLISDVIEECNTQACILWGREPREMIGRTLAEISPRVQPDGRESAEVAAQHMAAALADIPQSFAWWHLRKDGAAVDMDMFVKAIRVDGKTALLLIARDVTEQRRMEEELRQRNEFIETIMENMPIGLGVITFDDHTMRYMNRRIEEIVGWPREALNDLEQFWQYAIPDPTYREEVLGKINRDLERGDPSQMFWEVRITKSSGETAVNLWTTIPMFERNLLIATAQNYTEQRRAEEELRWSEMQRVQLQAELDLAAQVQRKLLPVDLPQIAGLEIAALCLPARQAGGDFYDWQETVPGTLTLAFGDIMGKGMAAAMLMATVRATLRAVIRGNGPAAAVQLAEQALWHDLDGSESFVTLFLAQIDGSSGEMSYVDCGHGYVFLRRRNGSVQELLPRGLPLGVRAEESYSEGSCVIEEGDALILYSDGLLEPELGLNIDHGLLSERVAGATHARKMVELIAALVEPSASLPDDMTILVMRRREGE; from the coding sequence GTGAAGTACCGCAGCATTATGGAAGAGGCCACCAACGGGATCCTTCTGATCTCTGACGTCATTGAGGAGTGCAACACGCAGGCGTGCATTCTCTGGGGGCGCGAGCCTAGGGAGATGATCGGCCGCACGCTGGCGGAAATCTCTCCCCGTGTACAGCCGGACGGCCGGGAGTCGGCTGAAGTGGCTGCCCAGCACATGGCGGCGGCCCTTGCCGACATACCGCAGTCGTTCGCTTGGTGGCATCTACGCAAAGATGGGGCCGCGGTTGATATGGATATGTTTGTAAAGGCTATCCGGGTGGACGGGAAAACGGCCCTACTGCTCATTGCCCGCGATGTTACCGAACAGCGCAGGATGGAGGAGGAACTGCGGCAGAGGAACGAGTTCATAGAAACGATCATGGAAAACATGCCGATCGGTTTGGGTGTCATTACCTTCGACGACCATACGATGCGCTACATGAACCGCAGGATTGAGGAGATCGTCGGCTGGCCGCGGGAGGCTTTGAACGATCTTGAGCAATTTTGGCAGTACGCCATTCCCGATCCCACCTACCGGGAAGAAGTGCTCGGTAAGATCAATAGGGACCTGGAGCGGGGCGACCCGTCGCAGATGTTCTGGGAAGTCCGGATTACGAAAAGCTCGGGCGAAACCGCGGTCAATCTTTGGACAACCATCCCCATGTTCGAGCGGAACCTTCTGATCGCCACCGCCCAGAACTATACGGAGCAGAGGCGGGCCGAAGAGGAGCTGCGCTGGAGCGAGATGCAACGTGTCCAGCTTCAGGCGGAATTGGACCTGGCGGCCCAGGTGCAGAGAAAGCTGCTGCCTGTCGATCTCCCCCAAATAGCCGGTTTAGAGATTGCAGCGCTATGCCTGCCGGCACGGCAGGCGGGGGGGGATTTCTACGACTGGCAGGAGACGGTGCCGGGCACCTTGACCCTTGCGTTCGGGGACATCATGGGGAAGGGGATGGCGGCCGCTATGCTGATGGCGACGGTGCGGGCCACCCTGCGCGCGGTGATCAGAGGGAATGGCCCGGCAGCCGCCGTTCAACTGGCGGAACAAGCCCTCTGGCACGACCTGGACGGTTCCGAGAGCTTCGTAACACTTTTTCTGGCCCAAATCGACGGGTCCTCGGGGGAAATGAGCTATGTGGACTGCGGCCATGGCTATGTGTTCCTGCGGCGGCGCAATGGGTCCGTGCAAGAACTCCTCCCACGCGGGCTTCCCCTTGGCGTACGTGCCGAGGAGTCTTACTCGGAAGGGAGCTGCGTGATTGAGGAGGGGGATGCCCTGATCCTGTATAGCGACGGCCTTCTCGAACCGGAATTGGGATTGAACATTGATCACGGACTGCTGTCGGAGCGGGTGGCCGGGGCGACCCATGCTCGGAAGATGGTGGAGCTGATAGCGGCGCTGGTGGAGCCATCCGCGTCACTACCCGACGATATGACAATCCTGGTGATGCGCAGGAGGGAGGGGGAATAA
- a CDS encoding HAD family hydrolase, whose translation MAQITTLFLDIGGVLLTNGWDREARRRAAEFFQLDCEEMDERHHLTFDTYEEGKLTLNDYLGRVVFYKDRTFSREEFRKFMFDQSRPFPEMIELVCRLKERHKLKIAAVSNEGRELTAYRINEFRLGKFIDFFISSCFVHYRKPDADIYRIALDIAQVKPSQVVYIEDRPMFVEIARGLGINGIVHAGAEATKLELAGFGLAL comes from the coding sequence ATGGCACAGATTACGACCTTGTTTCTCGATATCGGCGGAGTCCTGCTGACTAACGGCTGGGACCGGGAGGCCCGCCGCCGGGCCGCGGAATTCTTCCAGCTCGATTGCGAGGAGATGGACGAGCGGCACCACCTAACCTTCGACACTTACGAAGAGGGAAAGCTGACGCTGAACGACTACCTCGGCCGGGTAGTGTTTTATAAAGACCGCACCTTTTCCCGGGAGGAATTCCGGAAGTTCATGTTCGACCAGTCCCGCCCTTTCCCGGAAATGATCGAGCTGGTCTGTCGACTCAAGGAACGCCACAAGCTGAAAATCGCCGCGGTCAGCAATGAAGGACGCGAACTGACCGCCTACCGGATCAACGAATTCCGGCTGGGGAAATTCATCGATTTCTTCATCTCATCCTGCTTTGTGCACTACCGCAAGCCCGATGCGGATATCTACCGCATCGCCCTCGACATCGCCCAGGTGAAACCGTCGCAGGTTGTGTACATCGAGGATCGCCCCATGTTCGTGGAAATAGCGCGGGGACTGGGCATCAACGGCATCGTCCATGCCGGCGCCGAAGCAACGAAACTCGAACTGGCGGGCTTCGGACTGGCACTGTGA
- a CDS encoding class II SORL domain-containing protein, whose amino-acid sequence MAEMGALYAHDDWKKEKHVPVIELEGGAVKADELFSVKVSLGKEIAHPNTTAHHIRWIQLFFKPEGDKFAYQVGSFEFAAHGESVEGADTGPVYTHHSITAQLKVKKPGVLHATALCNIHGLWESSLTITLG is encoded by the coding sequence ATGGCTGAAATGGGCGCGTTGTACGCACACGACGACTGGAAAAAGGAGAAGCATGTCCCGGTAATCGAACTCGAAGGAGGGGCGGTCAAGGCCGATGAGCTCTTTTCCGTCAAGGTTTCACTCGGCAAGGAGATTGCCCATCCCAATACCACTGCTCATCATATCCGCTGGATTCAACTCTTTTTCAAGCCAGAGGGTGACAAGTTTGCCTACCAGGTTGGCAGTTTCGAGTTTGCCGCCCACGGGGAGTCGGTTGAAGGAGCGGATACCGGTCCGGTCTATACTCATCATTCGATAACAGCCCAATTGAAGGTCAAAAAGCCGGGGGTGCTGCACGCCACGGCGCTCTGCAATATCCACGGTCTGTGGGAGAGCTCGCTGACGATCACGCTTGGCTAA
- a CDS encoding acetyl-CoA hydrolase/transferase C-terminal domain-containing protein: MSELLNRIRKTSLHSRIKNVEEVLPLFKDGMNLGWSGFTPAGYPKAIPIALADHVEKNGLQGKLRFNLFIGASVGVETEDRWASLDMIDRRWPYQTGKNIQAGINEGRIRMGDKHLSLFAQDLGYGFYTKDSGGRIDIGIIECSAITEDGGLILTASCGAVPEIVKIADKIIIELNTSVPNYEGLHDIIEPIDPPNRLPFLISRVDDRAGTPYVRVDNDKIIAIVESTHPDNGRAFSEQDDTSEAIANNIMDFFQFEVKNGRLPKNLLPLQSGVGSIANAVIGGLAKAPFTGLKVWTEVLQDTMLDLLDSGKLDFASTVSLSFSNGGFKRFYEKWDFYAPKVLMRPLSIANAPEPIRRLGCIAMNTPVEFDIYAHANSTLVGGTRMINGIGGSGDFLRNAYLSIMHTPSVRPSKTDPLGITCVVPKAPHIDHTEHDLDVLVTEQGLADLRGLAPKDRAQMIIDKCVHPAYKPIIQEYFDMAKKECLAKRIGHEPQLFDRCFKMQWNLAKNGTMRIDNWDVSINF; this comes from the coding sequence ATGTCCGAACTGCTCAATCGTATCAGAAAAACCAGTCTGCACTCTCGCATCAAGAATGTTGAAGAGGTTCTGCCGCTGTTCAAGGATGGCATGAATCTCGGCTGGTCCGGCTTTACGCCTGCCGGCTATCCCAAGGCGATTCCCATTGCCCTGGCCGATCATGTCGAGAAGAACGGTCTGCAGGGAAAACTCCGCTTCAATCTGTTCATCGGTGCCTCGGTTGGCGTTGAGACGGAGGACCGCTGGGCCTCCCTCGATATGATTGACCGTCGCTGGCCGTACCAGACCGGCAAGAACATCCAGGCCGGCATCAACGAGGGCCGAATCCGGATGGGCGACAAGCACCTGTCGCTCTTCGCCCAGGATCTCGGCTACGGATTTTATACCAAGGATTCCGGCGGCCGAATTGATATCGGTATCATCGAGTGCTCGGCCATTACTGAAGACGGCGGCCTGATCCTGACCGCTTCCTGTGGTGCGGTGCCGGAAATCGTCAAGATTGCCGACAAGATCATCATCGAGCTCAACACCAGCGTCCCCAATTACGAGGGGCTCCATGATATCATCGAGCCGATCGACCCGCCGAATCGCCTGCCGTTCCTTATTTCCCGCGTCGACGACCGGGCCGGTACACCCTATGTCCGCGTCGATAACGATAAGATCATTGCCATTGTCGAGTCGACCCATCCGGACAACGGCCGGGCCTTCTCCGAGCAAGACGATACCTCGGAGGCGATCGCCAACAACATCATGGACTTTTTCCAGTTCGAGGTGAAGAACGGTCGGTTGCCGAAAAATCTCCTGCCGCTCCAGTCGGGTGTCGGTTCGATTGCCAACGCCGTCATCGGCGGCCTTGCCAAGGCTCCTTTCACGGGGCTCAAGGTCTGGACCGAGGTGTTGCAGGATACCATGCTCGACCTGCTCGATTCCGGCAAGCTGGACTTTGCCTCAACAGTCTCCCTGTCGTTCTCCAATGGCGGCTTCAAGCGGTTCTACGAGAAATGGGATTTTTATGCACCGAAAGTGCTGATGCGGCCGCTGTCCATCGCCAATGCCCCCGAGCCGATCCGCCGTCTCGGCTGTATCGCCATGAACACCCCGGTCGAGTTCGACATTTATGCGCATGCCAACTCGACCCTGGTCGGCGGCACCCGGATGATCAACGGTATCGGCGGTTCCGGCGACTTCCTCCGGAATGCCTATCTGTCGATCATGCATACGCCGTCGGTTCGTCCCTCCAAGACCGATCCGCTCGGTATTACCTGCGTGGTGCCGAAGGCACCGCATATCGACCATACCGAGCATGACCTCGACGTGCTTGTCACCGAGCAGGGGCTGGCCGATCTTCGCGGTCTGGCGCCGAAGGATCGGGCGCAGATGATTATCGACAAGTGCGTGCATCCGGCATACAAGCCGATCATTCAAGAATACTTCGACATGGCCAAGAAAGAATGCCTGGCTAAGCGGATCGGGCATGAGCCGCAGCTCTTCGACCGCTGCTTCAAAATGCAGTGGAATCTGGCGAAAAACGGGACAATGCGGATCGATAACTGGGATGTAAGCATCAATTTCTAA